One window from the genome of Paenibacillus azoreducens encodes:
- a CDS encoding helix-turn-helix domain-containing protein encodes MSLVLKKLLGFPSLFTKLLSGFLAVILLLTAFNLVSFFYLKRQIHNEIVKYNELGMNHAARGYENQFRLTREMVLGLNQDPLWTAYVNLLRQVKDNRAYGYVNDVIAGMKRLYTNPFFDMDNLIIYFQKDHYVVEKDGTSSAKAMFGTYYESPSYTPAFWKEQFDEAYAFKVFPAARFFEQMPGSTRSKGNLMPVVIKMTPYKDMYLIAMLDAEGLARDLQSALNGSFYILDPEGRPLYAPAAGPSVSALPDFASFDEKQSFIQTGDSYYFYKKGKDTGFLYVNKVPLQSISAQLLKLNLLLLSLLAVVGLLIILTYVFSRRVHLPIRIMVDTLRKDEPEPTPGPVREIELISRRVMHMRSTHQRISRDLARKNSILRHYAYVNRLKNIHMNLSELRELADASLPYVMIVYQIIFKEGYAEYHLEQEKGAYYIREYIDHIWQQSYPESVTIQTEPQQVLSIVFLPNESMETDTSLRHLQGVFNLDRGSYLVTMAESPVQPAGAPFTAAYSQVTSMLRKRMLRDQTQWIRPGDGDPEKEGGCFKALWEQEFQNRLLSGSEESIQEWIRKSLAMLEKKGALARDYHRFAKDVAGELDKLLRSLNLTAAYEAAHVPPLDVTLDFYSPDQYDTWFRRLLDPALQLIRRKTENHDPITSFVMTYINDHLEEDINLDMMADKLNITSGYLSSYFKEKTGLNFSDYLNDIRIRTAKDMLQNLDLRIQDVAARVGYQNVNSFIRMFKRQAGMTPGEYRKKYAS; translated from the coding sequence ATGTCGCTCGTTCTGAAAAAGTTGCTCGGGTTTCCCTCGCTTTTTACCAAGCTGTTGTCCGGTTTCCTTGCCGTTATTCTGCTGCTGACCGCTTTTAATCTTGTTTCCTTCTTTTATCTGAAGCGGCAGATTCACAACGAAATCGTCAAATACAACGAACTGGGCATGAACCATGCCGCCCGAGGTTATGAAAACCAATTCCGGCTGACCCGGGAGATGGTACTTGGTTTGAATCAGGACCCGCTGTGGACGGCGTATGTCAACCTGCTGCGGCAGGTGAAGGACAACCGGGCTTACGGTTATGTCAATGACGTGATCGCGGGAATGAAACGTCTGTATACGAATCCTTTTTTCGATATGGATAATCTCATTATTTATTTTCAAAAGGATCATTACGTAGTGGAGAAGGACGGGACGAGCAGCGCAAAAGCAATGTTTGGCACCTATTATGAAAGTCCGTCCTACACGCCGGCATTTTGGAAGGAGCAATTTGATGAGGCTTATGCGTTCAAGGTTTTCCCTGCGGCCCGATTTTTCGAGCAAATGCCGGGTTCCACCCGTTCGAAAGGAAATCTGATGCCTGTCGTAATCAAGATGACCCCGTACAAAGATATGTATCTGATTGCCATGCTGGATGCGGAGGGACTCGCACGGGATTTGCAATCCGCATTAAACGGAAGCTTTTACATCCTTGACCCGGAAGGCCGTCCGCTGTACGCTCCTGCAGCCGGGCCCAGCGTTTCCGCTTTGCCCGACTTTGCCTCGTTTGATGAGAAACAATCGTTTATTCAAACAGGCGACTCTTATTATTTTTACAAGAAAGGGAAGGATACCGGCTTCTTGTATGTCAACAAGGTCCCGCTTCAAAGCATTTCGGCCCAGCTTCTGAAGTTGAATCTTCTCCTTCTGTCGCTGCTGGCCGTCGTAGGGCTGCTTATCATTCTAACTTATGTCTTCAGCCGCAGGGTGCATCTTCCCATTCGCATCATGGTGGACACCCTCCGCAAGGATGAGCCCGAACCTACGCCAGGACCTGTACGGGAAATCGAGCTGATCAGCAGAAGGGTGATGCATATGCGTTCCACGCATCAGCGTATATCGAGGGATCTGGCCCGCAAAAACTCCATTCTCCGCCATTACGCTTATGTCAACCGCTTGAAAAACATCCACATGAATCTCAGCGAGCTCAGGGAGCTGGCGGATGCCAGCCTGCCTTATGTCATGATCGTTTATCAAATCATATTTAAGGAGGGGTATGCCGAATATCATCTGGAGCAGGAGAAGGGCGCTTATTATATCCGGGAATATATCGACCATATTTGGCAGCAGTCCTATCCGGAATCGGTTACGATCCAGACCGAACCGCAGCAAGTGCTTTCCATCGTGTTTTTGCCAAACGAATCCATGGAAACGGATACATCGCTTCGCCATTTGCAGGGGGTATTCAATCTGGATCGCGGATCCTATCTCGTGACGATGGCCGAAAGTCCGGTTCAGCCCGCGGGTGCGCCGTTTACGGCCGCCTATTCCCAGGTGACGAGTATGCTGAGAAAGCGTATGCTCCGCGATCAAACCCAGTGGATTCGTCCGGGGGACGGCGATCCCGAAAAAGAGGGCGGCTGCTTCAAAGCGCTGTGGGAGCAGGAATTTCAAAACCGGCTGCTGAGCGGAAGCGAAGAAAGCATCCAGGAGTGGATTCGCAAAAGCTTGGCCATGCTGGAGAAAAAGGGCGCGCTTGCCCGGGATTACCACCGTTTCGCCAAGGATGTCGCGGGCGAGCTCGACAAACTGCTGCGCAGCCTTAATCTTACCGCCGCCTATGAAGCTGCACACGTTCCGCCGCTGGATGTAACCTTGGACTTCTACAGCCCGGATCAATACGATACTTGGTTCCGCAGGCTGCTCGATCCGGCGCTTCAATTGATCCGGCGCAAGACGGAGAATCATGATCCGATTACTTCCTTTGTGATGACTTATATCAATGATCATCTGGAGGAGGATATCAATCTGGACATGATGGCCGACAAGCTGAACATTACGTCAGGGTACCTGTCCTCCTATTTTAAAGAAAAAACCGGACTGAATTTCAGCGATTACCTCAACGATATCCGCATCCGGACGGCGAAGGATATGCTGCAAAACCTCGATCTCCGCATTCAGGATGTCGCAGCCCGGGTCGGCTACCAAAACGTAAATTCATTTATTCGCATGTTTAAGCGGCAGGCCGGCATGACGCCGGGAGAGTACCGGA
- a CDS encoding ABC transporter permease: protein MARAFRRSKYLWLLFLPCLVYYLLFKYAPMFGLVITFKNYNVFKGIWASDWVGLKYYRMFFSNPDFWVLMKNTVLLGVYKLVFGFPAPIILALLMNEIKNAVFKKWVQTFSYLPHFISNVIVASMVIMFLSPTGGIVNKLITAFGGSPVNFMMEPGLFRPIYVISEIWQHIGWETIIYLAALTAVDPQLYEAAGIDGAGRWRKLWHVTLPGIAPTIMIVLILNIGKVLEIGFEKVFLMYNPAVYSTADIISTYVYRVGMEQGNFSYASAIDLFMGVISFIFIFSANYFSRRLGGTSLW from the coding sequence ATGGCTAGGGCCTTTCGGCGGAGCAAATATCTTTGGCTGCTCTTCCTGCCCTGCCTGGTATATTATTTGTTATTCAAATATGCTCCGATGTTTGGACTGGTCATCACCTTCAAAAACTATAATGTTTTTAAGGGGATTTGGGCGAGCGATTGGGTTGGTCTAAAGTATTACCGCATGTTTTTCAGCAATCCGGACTTTTGGGTCTTGATGAAGAACACGGTTTTGCTGGGAGTCTACAAGCTGGTGTTTGGCTTTCCCGCGCCGATTATTCTCGCGCTGCTGATGAATGAGATCAAGAATGCCGTCTTTAAAAAATGGGTCCAAACCTTCAGCTATTTGCCGCATTTTATTTCGAACGTGATCGTTGCCAGCATGGTCATCATGTTTCTGTCGCCGACAGGCGGCATCGTGAACAAACTGATTACCGCTTTTGGCGGAAGTCCGGTCAATTTTATGATGGAACCCGGGCTGTTCCGGCCGATTTACGTCATCTCGGAGATTTGGCAGCATATCGGCTGGGAGACGATCATTTACTTGGCCGCACTGACGGCCGTGGATCCGCAGCTTTATGAAGCGGCGGGAATCGATGGAGCCGGAAGATGGAGGAAGCTGTGGCATGTGACTCTTCCGGGCATAGCGCCGACCATCATGATCGTTCTCATTTTGAACATCGGCAAGGTGCTTGAGATCGGTTTCGAAAAAGTGTTCCTGATGTATAATCCTGCAGTTTACAGCACAGCGGATATTATCAGCACGTATGTATACCGCGTCGGCATGGAGCAGGGCAACTTCAGTTATGCATCCGCCATCGATTTGTTTATGGGCGTAATCAGCTTTATTTTCATATTTTCGGCCAACTATTTCAGCAGGCGGTTAGGGGGAACGAGCTTATGGTGA
- a CDS encoding carbohydrate ABC transporter permease yields MQSRISLFAIFNTLLMLLLAFVMLYPFVYMLAVSLSSDVYVMKGEVTLWPKGWNLRMYELVLGDPNIWTSYRNTIIYTVLGTAIAMLVTSMGAYALSRKDMTFHRGFTLMIVFTMFFGGGMIPTFLVVRSLGLVDTIWGMVLPGAVSTWNLILMRTFFSGIPKELEESGRIDGLNDIGIFFRIIVPLSKPVFATISLFYAVGIWNNFLYPLLYLRSQELFPLQVLLRNLVLAGSVSSGQVTQIGGDNLVVEDSLKYATIMVSTLPILIIYPFVQKYFVKGSMVGAVKG; encoded by the coding sequence ATGCAAAGCCGCATCAGCCTGTTTGCTATTTTCAACACGCTGCTTATGCTGCTGCTCGCCTTCGTGATGCTGTATCCGTTTGTGTATATGCTTGCGGTGTCGCTCAGCAGCGACGTGTATGTGATGAAAGGGGAGGTTACCCTGTGGCCGAAAGGCTGGAACCTGCGGATGTACGAACTGGTTTTGGGCGATCCGAACATTTGGACGTCTTACCGCAATACCATCATTTACACGGTGCTGGGTACAGCCATCGCCATGCTGGTGACTTCAATGGGCGCATACGCATTGTCGCGCAAAGACATGACCTTTCACCGGGGTTTTACGCTAATGATTGTGTTTACGATGTTTTTCGGCGGCGGCATGATTCCCACGTTTCTGGTTGTCCGCTCGCTTGGGCTGGTGGATACGATTTGGGGCATGGTTTTGCCGGGAGCCGTCAGCACCTGGAACCTGATTTTGATGCGGACCTTCTTCAGCGGGATTCCGAAAGAGCTTGAGGAGTCGGGACGGATCGACGGACTGAACGATATCGGCATTTTTTTTCGGATCATCGTACCGTTGTCCAAACCTGTGTTTGCAACGATTTCACTTTTTTACGCGGTGGGAATCTGGAACAATTTTTTGTATCCGCTTTTATACTTGAGAAGCCAGGAACTGTTCCCGCTGCAGGTGCTTCTGCGCAATCTCGTTCTTGCCGGGAGCGTCAGCTCCGGACAGGTCACGCAAATCGGCGGGGATAATCTCGTGGTTGAGGATTCGCTTAAGTATGCCACGATTATGGTTTCCACGCTCCCGATTCTGATTATATATCCCTTCGTGCAGAAGTATTTCGTTAAAGGTTCCATGGTCGGCGCCGTGAAGGGATAA
- a CDS encoding extracellular solute-binding protein, protein MGKKWPYKGLIAVLLVVLAIAGCSSGAEKSSEAKMPNETEAAPKPQSEGVTLTALLDNNATFPYSKDWPIWKWIKEKTGVTLNVQTPSGKLSDTLNLVMASGNLPDLMYMSSRRDSNKYGDQGALENILDHVDQMPNLKKWMEQYPEEAKAALSADGKMYMFPNQGFGETNRMIWLYREDIFKKHGLAVPTTYEELHQVLKKLKELYPDSYPLSMRFGQIPDEMMANLTTNFGSGTDVYYNFDEKKWKFGPTEDHYKAMVGMWHTFYKEGLIPPDFLSIQTKQWQDVMSTGQSFITIDYISRVDFFNNAMRKDNPEYSLQFMAPPAGLAGMKPENPYFHYLEGGLTVASTSKHKDDIMKYMDFFYSEEGRTLSSWGKDGETYTEENGQKKFKPEFTDVTEMRKETGLQTSGTYTWIDYNAHLSLFSPDLKKAYEEAAKYDPPAMQPKPAFTDAENEVLSVTGQAVKKYREESFSKFVLGTRSLGEWNKYVEEINGLGVQKLIDTYDAALKRVEQAKLETK, encoded by the coding sequence ATGGGGAAAAAGTGGCCGTATAAGGGCCTGATCGCAGTGCTATTGGTTGTATTGGCGATAGCGGGATGCTCTTCGGGCGCCGAGAAATCTTCGGAGGCAAAGATGCCGAACGAGACGGAAGCCGCCCCGAAACCTCAGAGCGAAGGGGTCACGTTAACCGCTCTTTTGGATAACAATGCGACGTTCCCGTACAGCAAGGATTGGCCGATCTGGAAATGGATCAAAGAGAAAACGGGAGTAACTTTAAATGTCCAAACGCCGTCGGGAAAGCTGAGCGACACCCTTAATCTTGTGATGGCCTCGGGTAATCTGCCGGATTTGATGTACATGTCCAGCCGGCGCGACTCCAATAAATACGGCGACCAGGGAGCTTTGGAAAATATTCTCGACCACGTGGACCAGATGCCGAACCTGAAAAAATGGATGGAGCAGTACCCGGAAGAAGCGAAAGCGGCGCTTTCCGCCGACGGGAAAATGTATATGTTTCCGAACCAGGGCTTCGGGGAAACGAACCGGATGATCTGGCTGTACCGCGAGGATATTTTCAAAAAACACGGGCTTGCCGTACCCACAACCTATGAAGAACTGCATCAGGTGCTGAAAAAGCTGAAGGAGCTGTACCCGGACAGCTACCCGCTGTCCATGCGTTTTGGCCAAATCCCGGATGAAATGATGGCGAATCTGACGACCAACTTCGGCAGCGGCACGGATGTCTATTATAATTTCGACGAAAAGAAATGGAAGTTCGGACCGACGGAAGATCATTACAAGGCGATGGTCGGCATGTGGCATACATTCTACAAGGAAGGGCTCATTCCGCCGGATTTCCTTTCGATCCAAACCAAGCAGTGGCAGGATGTCATGTCCACGGGTCAGTCGTTTATAACGATCGATTACATCAGCCGCGTCGACTTTTTCAACAATGCCATGCGCAAAGACAATCCGGAATACAGCCTGCAATTTATGGCGCCGCCGGCAGGTCTGGCCGGCATGAAACCTGAGAATCCGTACTTCCACTATCTGGAGGGCGGTTTGACGGTCGCTTCCACCTCCAAGCATAAAGATGACATCATGAAATATATGGACTTTTTCTACAGCGAAGAGGGACGGACGTTAAGCAGTTGGGGCAAGGATGGCGAAACGTATACCGAAGAAAACGGGCAAAAGAAATTCAAACCCGAATTTACGGATGTGACGGAAATGCGGAAGGAGACGGGACTGCAGACGAGCGGCACGTATACGTGGATCGATTACAACGCGCATCTGTCTCTGTTTTCTCCGGATCTGAAAAAGGCGTATGAAGAGGCCGCCAAATATGATCCGCCTGCCATGCAGCCGAAGCCGGCCTTTACGGATGCGGAAAATGAAGTCCTTTCGGTGACTGGGCAGGCCGTGAAAAAATACCGGGAAGAGAGTTTCTCCAAATTCGTGCTGGGCACAAGAAGCCTGGGCGAATGGAATAAATATGTGGAGGAAATCAATGGCCTGGGCGTACAGAAGCTGATCGACACGTATGATGCGGCGCTGAAGAGAGTGGAGCAGGCGAAGCTGGAGACCAAGTAA
- a CDS encoding peptidase yields MNKVYKVLATASILAMAAVPVAANAQDVPSGSAPENKQLIQNQVKVVPGTMGQITNFVNDNTGKFITVTGRGLAPTDQNQIILSITKDTKIVDAKGKPVALKTIVDEKKVVKAFYNPNITKSLPARGAALTLVVQDQSFTAIDGAVSEVREGGILVKGTDIYNKYEDTILLHFADKATILDQNGKAITADSIKKGMSVRAFYGPAVAESLPPQSTTNYVIVNTDNEANGPETGQELTAGTEGIITDTADGKITVIGKAMEKGGVNHVILTVDDKTQIVDEDGKALTKDALKTAVHVDVTYSGIMTMIYPAQTHADKIVVKKAESVKIEGTVKASDRTSKDQVYVSVGSDDSAANDVILNITKDTQIIPTVGGETALRAGTKIVAFHSPIMTLSLPGITNAEVVIVTSDDNAIKPR; encoded by the coding sequence ATGAACAAAGTATACAAAGTGCTCGCTACTGCATCGATTTTGGCCATGGCTGCCGTACCGGTCGCTGCAAATGCGCAGGATGTTCCGTCCGGATCTGCACCTGAAAACAAACAATTGATCCAGAACCAAGTGAAAGTGGTTCCGGGAACGATGGGACAAATTACGAATTTCGTTAACGATAACACAGGTAAATTCATTACGGTAACAGGCCGCGGTTTGGCTCCAACGGATCAAAACCAAATCATTTTGTCCATTACCAAAGATACCAAGATTGTTGACGCCAAAGGAAAACCTGTGGCCCTGAAAACGATCGTCGACGAGAAAAAGGTCGTTAAGGCCTTCTACAATCCGAATATCACGAAAAGCCTTCCAGCCCGCGGCGCCGCGCTGACGCTTGTCGTTCAGGACCAAAGCTTTACGGCCATTGACGGGGCGGTTTCCGAAGTTCGGGAAGGCGGCATCCTGGTAAAAGGAACCGATATTTATAATAAATATGAAGATACGATTCTGCTCCACTTCGCGGACAAGGCTACCATTCTCGACCAGAACGGCAAGGCCATTACAGCCGACTCCATCAAGAAAGGCATGAGCGTAAGAGCTTTTTACGGACCTGCCGTGGCGGAGAGTTTGCCTCCGCAATCCACAACTAACTATGTCATCGTCAATACCGATAACGAAGCAAATGGCCCCGAAACCGGCCAAGAGCTGACTGCAGGCACGGAAGGCATCATTACCGATACGGCTGACGGCAAAATCACGGTGATCGGCAAGGCCATGGAAAAGGGCGGAGTCAACCACGTGATCCTTACCGTGGACGACAAAACGCAAATCGTTGACGAGGACGGCAAGGCGCTGACCAAAGACGCGCTCAAAACGGCAGTTCATGTGGATGTCACTTACAGCGGAATCATGACCATGATTTATCCTGCTCAAACCCATGCGGACAAAATCGTGGTGAAAAAAGCCGAATCCGTTAAAATCGAAGGCACCGTCAAAGCTTCGGACCGCACATCCAAGGATCAAGTGTATGTCAGCGTAGGCTCCGACGATTCCGCAGCCAACGACGTGATTCTGAATATCACCAAAGATACGCAGATCATTCCAACGGTTGGCGGCGAAACCGCACTTCGTGCAGGAACGAAAATCGTCGCTTTCCATTCGCCGATCATGACCTTATCGCTCCCTGGCATCACCAATGCCGAAGTGGTTATCGTGACTTCCGACGACAACGCCATTAAACCACGTTAA
- a CDS encoding amino acid ABC transporter permease — protein sequence MDFAGAYSWPNLSFILQGFGMTLLVAVLSILFSFILGTILGIIRYARIPALSRLLAILIDLLRNLPLLLIIYFAYIVLPNLGIKMTPFWAAITALTLFEGAMISEIVRGGLASIDRGQIEASRSSGLSYIQTMHHIILPQALRRMVPPLVSQFISLLKDTSLAIIISLPEIMHNVQILQGHSPNYVIPALLLASLLYFTVNYTLSIISRRQEAKEI from the coding sequence ATGGATTTCGCAGGAGCCTATTCCTGGCCGAACCTCTCCTTTATTTTGCAGGGGTTTGGCATGACCCTCCTCGTCGCAGTCCTTTCGATCCTGTTCAGCTTTATCCTTGGCACGATTCTCGGCATCATTCGTTATGCGCGGATTCCCGCTTTATCCCGGCTGCTTGCCATTCTGATCGACCTGCTGCGCAATCTGCCTCTGCTGCTGATCATTTATTTTGCCTATATCGTGCTGCCTAATCTCGGAATCAAAATGACGCCGTTCTGGGCAGCGATTACGGCATTAACCCTGTTCGAGGGCGCGATGATTTCGGAAATCGTCCGCGGCGGTTTGGCTTCGATCGACCGGGGGCAGATTGAAGCGTCGCGCTCTTCCGGACTCAGTTATATTCAGACGATGCATCACATCATCCTCCCGCAGGCATTGCGCCGGATGGTGCCGCCGCTGGTCAGCCAATTTATCTCGCTGCTGAAGGATACCTCCCTTGCCATCATCATTTCACTGCCGGAAATCATGCATAATGTACAGATTCTGCAAGGACACAGCCCGAATTACGTCATACCTGCCTTACTCCTCGCCTCGCTGCTGTATTTTACGGTAAACTATACGCTGTCGATTATTTCCCGGAGGCAAGAAGCCAAAGAGATATGA
- a CDS encoding amino acid ABC transporter permease, whose translation MTGTFDIHVLFDHWDRFLEGFVHTLGASAIALVGSFILGTVIAVMRISPVKPLNWLGTAYVEFIRNIPLLLVVFFFFLGLPSLGFPIDGFTSGTLGLMVYTASFIAESIRAGIQSVPSGQTEAARATGLTYIQTLLHIVLPQAIKIVLPAISNQFINLVKNSSILAVVAGFDLMYYADLINADTFLPLTVYTLVALLYLILTIPLSLAVQHMERRFRSAGR comes from the coding sequence ATGACCGGAACATTCGATATCCATGTTCTGTTTGATCATTGGGACCGATTTCTCGAAGGGTTTGTCCATACGCTCGGGGCCAGTGCTATTGCCCTAGTCGGCAGCTTCATACTGGGAACGGTCATCGCCGTGATGCGCATATCGCCGGTCAAACCGCTAAACTGGCTGGGTACGGCTTATGTTGAATTTATCCGCAATATTCCGCTTTTGCTTGTCGTCTTTTTCTTTTTTCTTGGACTGCCTTCGCTCGGGTTCCCGATTGACGGTTTTACCTCCGGTACTCTCGGGCTAATGGTGTACACCGCTTCGTTTATCGCCGAGAGCATCCGCGCCGGTATCCAGTCCGTACCTTCGGGACAAACGGAGGCCGCACGCGCCACCGGACTCACTTACATCCAGACGCTGCTGCATATCGTGCTGCCCCAGGCAATCAAGATCGTGCTGCCCGCGATCAGCAACCAATTTATCAATCTGGTGAAAAACTCATCGATTCTTGCCGTTGTTGCGGGTTTCGACCTCATGTATTACGCCGATTTAATCAACGCGGACACCTTCCTGCCGCTGACGGTATATACCCTCGTCGCTCTTTTGTATCTGATTCTGACTATTCCGCTAAGCCTTGCCGTGCAACACATGGAGCGGCGATTCCGTTCGGCGGGCCGTTAG
- a CDS encoding ABC transporter substrate-binding protein has translation MSKKSCWSALLLLLAVCLVIGGCGSAKKGGTLETIKARGKVIAGVKYDTKLFGLKDPATGKVEGFDIDIAKALAKKIFGDESKVELKEVTSKTRIPLLQNGDIDLIIATMTITDERKKQVDFSDVYFQAGQSLLVKKGSPIQGLADLKQGVKVLTVKGSTSAKNIREKAPNATVLEFENYQDAFTALKAGQGEVLTTDNSILLGMQKQDPNYVLVGGNFTDEPYGIAIKKGDEEFAGIVNDLLKELKSNGEYDKLYEHWMGVKPE, from the coding sequence ATGAGCAAAAAATCATGTTGGAGTGCCTTATTGCTGTTATTAGCTGTATGCCTGGTCATTGGGGGATGCGGTTCCGCCAAGAAAGGCGGTACGCTTGAAACGATCAAGGCGCGGGGAAAGGTCATTGCCGGCGTGAAATATGATACGAAGCTTTTTGGATTAAAAGACCCGGCCACAGGCAAAGTGGAAGGCTTTGATATCGATATCGCCAAAGCGCTTGCCAAGAAGATTTTCGGCGATGAAAGCAAAGTCGAGCTGAAGGAAGTTACCTCCAAAACCCGGATTCCGCTGCTGCAAAACGGGGATATCGATCTGATTATCGCCACGATGACCATCACGGACGAACGCAAAAAGCAGGTGGACTTCAGCGACGTTTATTTTCAAGCAGGCCAATCTCTTCTCGTCAAAAAGGGCAGCCCGATCCAAGGCCTCGCGGATTTGAAGCAAGGGGTCAAGGTGCTTACCGTCAAAGGATCAACATCGGCCAAGAATATCCGGGAAAAGGCCCCCAATGCCACCGTGCTTGAATTCGAAAACTATCAGGATGCATTCACCGCGCTGAAAGCCGGACAGGGAGAAGTGCTTACCACCGACAATTCCATCCTCCTCGGCATGCAGAAACAAGACCCGAATTACGTGCTGGTCGGGGGGAATTTCACCGATGAACCTTACGGCATCGCCATCAAAAAAGGGGATGAGGAGTTTGCCGGGATCGTCAATGATCTGTTAAAAGAACTGAAATCCAACGGGGAATACGATAAGCTTTACGAACATTGGATGGGCGTGAAGCCGGAGTAA